The genomic interval CTGTAGTTCCTGAACCTGCCATGAAATCTAAGACAACGCCTTTTTCTGGACAAGAATATTTAATTAGTTCTTTAAGTAATTTCTTAGGTTTTGGATAATTAAATAATTGTTTACCAAATATATTTCTAAGCTCCTTTGTCGCAGCTTGATTTAAATCAGATTGCATTATTTTTATTCCATTTTCGTCTTCTTCAGAATCAATGGCGACTTTTTTTATAACCGATGCTTCTATCCATGTTGATAAAGGTTTAAAGTTAGATTTTAACTCGTTTGCAAACCGTTTATATTGTGGTGTTCCGTTCTCTTTTTTTGGAAAGATTACTTTACCTGCTTTAATCTCATTTAACATTCTAACTCTCTCAAAACGCCAAACCCTGCTTGGATTAGCAGGATAAACCTTTCCTGTTTTAGGGTCGGTTATATCATAATATAAATTAGGTCTTTCATCTTTTGTTTTACCGCAAGTAAGATCTCCTGCTGTCCAAGGGCCCCTAGGGTCGTTATTAGGATTCTTATAGTTGCTTAAATCTTTCTCTATACCAAAAAGAGAGGCTTTTTCTGATTTTTTATAGCAAAAAATATATTCATGGTCAGTTGATACTAAATTTTTTGGATCATTTGCTCCACTTCTTCTTTTCCAAACAAAATTAGCTACAAAATTGGTCTCTCCAAATATATCCTCACAGAGTAGTTTTAATTGTGCATTTTCATTATCATCAATCGAGATAAAAATAATTCCTGTATCTTTTAGTAGATTTTTAGCAAGAGCTAAACGCTTACTCATAAAAGAAAGCCATTTACTATGTCTATATCCATCTTCTTTATCTACAAATTTATCATTATACTTAAAATCCTTATTTCCTGTGTTATACGGTGGATCTATATAGATAACATCCACAGAATTTTTATGTGTGAAATTAAGAACAGCAAGTGAATGGTAATTATCTCCTTCAATTAAAAGATTAACTGGCTTGTCTTTATCTGAATTTATCTCTTTATCTTTTACTTCTGCTAAAACTGGAAACTTATCTTTACTTTCTGGGCTAAATTCTTCTTTAGTCTTTTCGCCTTCCCAGTTAATGAATAAGTCAAAATCTTCTTTAGTTTTCTCTCGTTCCCAAACTAAACCGTAAGTTTTTTGCTTCTTTAAAGCCAAAATTTCTCTTATGAGCTCCTCTTTTGACCATTCAATGTAATTTCTTTTTCCATTAACCATTTATTTGTTCCCCTTTATTCTCAATATAACCTATGATGTTTATTAATGTTTTTCTTATTTAACCATTGTGTTGCATTCTTCTAATCTTTCACAAAGCAAACTGGCAAAACTCAGATATTTTAATGCCCTGTTTTTATCTTTTTGGATAATATTCTCATGTCCCTTTGGGTTTCTTATACCCATTATTGCACCTGCATAAAGATGCATAAATCCTTCTTGTTCATCTTTATCTGATTGGGATACAAGTCCATTCATTTTTAGTAGAGGGCTATTTACACTAAAAGCAGTTAGCATAAGACTTTTACCATCCAAGTCTTTGCGACAAGATTTCTCTTTAACAAGATTATTTATTTTCTTAAAAGCCTCAAAAATTGCTTGAGCATAATGTTTATCATAAAATAATTTTTTACTGACGGATTCTATTTCAGGATGGATATTTAATAATCTAAAATATTCCACTTCTGTTTTTTTCCCTTCATAGAAATCCGCATTATTTTTTTGAATCCAACCTTTATCCTCTAAACGTAAGAATTTTTTACAGGATTTAAGTTGCATTAAAATATTTGAGCAGGTTATTTGATATTCGTCAAAAAGTTTGTTTTTTACGTCGCTTGGCCTTCTATGTTCTAGAAAGTATCCATTTTTCCATAATTCGCTTATTGCAGTATTTATTTTCATGTTAATCAGATACATAAGCCCATTTCTTTAATTTTGTCCCATTATTTAGCGTCTTGGTCTTTTTAAGAGAGCCATTCCTAACAATATTCCTTAGTGGGAGCGTAATGTCTGATGCTTTAAAATGGTAGTCTTTTTCTTTTAACTTATCCAACATTTCTTTTACAGTTCTAGGTTGATTAAAAAAGTTTCCTAAAGAAAGAATCTTCTCAGTAGTGCTTCCTTTTCTGTACCAGTTAGCTAATTTCTCACTTTTCACTTCTTTGGATTTAGACGCTGGCTCTTTGCGTTCTAAAAGGGTAATTCTTCTTTCATGGTCATCAAGAATTGCCTTAAACTCTTTTTCTGTTATCATCTTTATCATCTCCGAACATAAACCCACTTTTTCTCTTGTTTAATTCTTCTTAATTCCTTACCTTTTACCAATCCTAGAACTATTGCAGATAAGGTGGTAATTGGGATAAATGTTCCTTGTTCTTCAAGCCCTTGTTTCAATTCAGCCAGACTTTTTGGCTTGTTAAAAAATCCTTCTGCAAGAATCTTTCTGATAGTATCTGTTATAGTTGGTTTTGAATTAGCCTTAGCTTTGATAAATTTTTTAAATTCTTTTGCAGGAGTTTCAGGAGTTTTTTCATCTTTATATAGATTCATAACTTTTGAAATCTCTTCTGGAGTACCCTCTATAACAATTTTAGTCCCATCTTTTGTTTCAATATTTGCTTTAGTCATTTTTAATCGCCCTTAATAACATAATAGTGTAATAATGCAATAGTATTTAAATCTTTCGCCTATTTGTCCAGTGGTTCGTAGTTTCGTCGCCCCCTCCCCTGTTCGTCGTTTTTCGTTTAAATTTGTCCCCCTTCTTGAGATTTCACTTTGTGAAATCTCCTATTGTTAGCTGTCCTTTCAATTCTGTAGGGCATCCATAAATATCATATTCAAAGACATCTTTGCCTTGCTGTTCTTGAATGTATCTCTTAACTTGCTCTTGTGAAACGTGTCCAGCAGAGCCACAGTAATAACCTCTTGCCCAGAGGTTATCAAAACCTTTGCCGAAGTGCTGTTTATATCCAAGATACCTTAATTCAGGAAAGCATCGCCTTAATTGTATTGAAGTATTGCCTTTCAGCTTATGAATTATCTTGAAAGGAGTTACTGTCGGCTTTGCACCTACGAATAGATGCAAGTGGTCAGGCATAATCTCGAATGCCAGATTGCTAATGCTCATTTCTTGGCATTGCCCTTCAATGATTGCTTTCAGAACTTCAACAACCTTTCCAGTCAATACTGGCTTCCTGTATTTTGGAATCCAAATAATGTGGTAATTGATGTTGTATTTGCAATGGTGAGATGTCCTCACAGTTGCGATTTTACTCTCGATTTTGTGCACTTCTGGATTGAAGTGCGGATATAGTTTTTTAGTCATAGCGACCACCTCATGCTGAAGGTGGTTGCTTGTATCGTTAGGGGGTTCTCGTTTAGCGAACCATACATTAAACTTTTAGCGTAGCGACCTCTGCAAGAGGGAAAAGTTTAAGTTAAATGGTTTGCGTGAGAAACCCCCAGCTTTAGCTGGATTTATTTTGGGAGTATGTTATTTCTAAAAATAAATATTATTTATCTCCCACCCCATCATTTCCCTTAGAGATGTTTTTTGATTTTTCAATATGTTGCTATTGTTATAACAATGTTATATTCGGTTCTATATAGGTATAGTATATAGTTCCATACGAAATGATGGGGTGGGGGTGTTTAAAATCGAAAAATATTTTCATTTTTTATTTTTCAAAAAATCTTAAAAATTTCTATTGGAACTTTAAGAGGGGTTGGGTTCTTATGGAAACCCCAGAAAGAAAAAGATATAAGCTTTTTAAGCAAATAAAGCATACCTTTGTTTCTCATGGAGGGCGTTGATGCAAATGGCTCAAACAACAATTCAGCAAATATTCTCTAATTATATGACAAAGCAACCGCTTTTTTTAGATAAACGAGCACTTACTACATCATACACACCGGAAAATGTTCCGCATAGGGAAGAACAGATATCACAACTTGCATCGATTGTCACTCCTGTTCTGAAAAAAGAGAGGCCTTCAAATGTTTTTATATACGGTCCAACAGGAAGTGGCAAAACACTTGTTACGCAATATGTTGCATCAGAGCTAAAAACGGCGGCAAAAAACAA from Nanoarchaeota archaeon carries:
- a CDS encoding site-specific DNA-methyltransferase, with amino-acid sequence MVNGKRNYIEWSKEELIREILALKKQKTYGLVWEREKTKEDFDLFINWEGEKTKEEFSPESKDKFPVLAEVKDKEINSDKDKPVNLLIEGDNYHSLAVLNFTHKNSVDVIYIDPPYNTGNKDFKYNDKFVDKEDGYRHSKWLSFMSKRLALAKNLLKDTGIIFISIDDNENAQLKLLCEDIFGETNFVANFVWKRRSGANDPKNLVSTDHEYIFCYKKSEKASLFGIEKDLSNYKNPNNDPRGPWTAGDLTCGKTKDERPNLYYDITDPKTGKVYPANPSRVWRFERVRMLNEIKAGKVIFPKKENGTPQYKRFANELKSNFKPLSTWIEASVIKKVAIDSEEDENGIKIMQSDLNQAATKELRNIFGKQLFNYPKPKKLLKELIKYSCPEKGVVLDFMAGSGTTGHAVMELNDELNQDLSFILCTNNEGNICSDVCYPRIQKIIKGYTNASNEKIEGLGGNLKYYKTDFVEAEQTDKNKRKLVDNCTEMLCIKENTFEKVKDTKKFKIFKNDKLHLGIVFDDEYIDEFVKEAEKINGKIHVYVFSHDDSVPTKEFKTIKNKVTLCPIPETILKVYRKVFKND
- a CDS encoding TIGR02391 family protein, encoding MKINTAISELWKNGYFLEHRRPSDVKNKLFDEYQITCSNILMQLKSCKKFLRLEDKGWIQKNNADFYEGKKTEVEYFRLLNIHPEIESVSKKLFYDKHYAQAIFEAFKKINNLVKEKSCRKDLDGKSLMLTAFSVNSPLLKMNGLVSQSDKDEQEGFMHLYAGAIMGIRNPKGHENIIQKDKNRALKYLSFASLLCERLEECNTMVK
- the tnpA gene encoding IS200/IS605 family transposase, whose amino-acid sequence is MTKKLYPHFNPEVHKIESKIATVRTSHHCKYNINYHIIWIPKYRKPVLTGKVVEVLKAIIEGQCQEMSISNLAFEIMPDHLHLFVGAKPTVTPFKIIHKLKGNTSIQLRRCFPELRYLGYKQHFGKGFDNLWARGYYCGSAGHVSQEQVKRYIQEQQGKDVFEYDIYGCPTELKGQLTIGDFTK